The sequence CAACACGCTATACTCCCGCTCTTTTTTCCGGAGCGACGTCATGTCCCTGCCTAGCTTGCGCCTCAAAGCCAACGCCGACCGTCGCCTGCGCGCCGGTCACCTGTGGGTCTACAGCAACGAAATCGATGTAGCCGCCACCCCTTTGCACGGCTTCCAGGCCGGCGATCAAGCCATCCTCGAAGCTACCGGCGGCAAACCGCTGGGCATCGTGGCGATGAGCCCGAACAACCTGATCTGCGCTCGCCTGCTGTCGCGCGACATCAAGGTGCAACTGGACAAATCGCTGCTGGTGCACCGCCTGAACGTGGCCCTGTCGCTGCGCGAGCGCCTGTTCGACAAGCCGTTCTATCGTCTGGTCTACGGCGATTCCGACCTGCTGCCAGGCTTGGTCGTCGACCGTTTCGGCGACATCCTCGTCGTCCAGATCGCTTCGGCCACCATGGAAGCGCATAAAGATGACGTGATCGCCGCGCTGACCCAAGTGCTCAAGCCAAGCGGCATCCTGTTCAAGAACGACTCCGCCGCGCGCGACGCCGAAGGCCTCAACCGCTACGTCGAAACCGTGTTCGGCCTGGTGCCGGAGTGGGTCGCGCTGGAAGAGAACGGCGTGAAGTTCGAAGCCCCGGTCATTCAGGGTCAGAAAACCGGCTGGTTCTACGACCACCGCATGAACCGCGCCCGCCTGGCCCCTTACGCCAAAGGCAAACGCGTCCTTGACCTCTATAGCTACATCGGTGGTTGGGGCGTACAGGCTGCCGCATTCGGCGCCAGCGAAGTGTTCTGCGTCGATGCGTCGGCTTTCGCCCTCGATGGCGTTGAGCGCAACGCTGCACTGAACGGCTTCGCCGACAAGATGACCTGCATCGAAGGCGACGTTTTCGAAGCCCTGAAAGAACTCAAGGCCAGCGAAGAGCGCTTCGACGTGATCGTTGCCGATCCGCCGGCGTTCATCAAACGCAAGAAAGACATGAAAAACGGCGAAGGCGCCTACCGTCGCCTGAACGAGCAAGCCATGCGCCTGCTCAACAAGGACGGCATCCTGGTTAGCGCATCATGCTCGATGCACCTGCCGGAAGATGACCTGCAGAACATCCTGCTGACCAGCGCCCGTCACCTGGATCGCAACATCCAGTTGCTTGAGCGTGGCGGTCAGGGCCCGGATCACCCGGTGCACCCGGCCATCGCCGAAACGCGCTACATCAAGAGCATCACCTGCCGCCTGCTGCCCAACAGCTGATACACGCGGATAAGAGGGGAGCCAGCAGGCTCCCTTTTTTTTGCACGCGGCCCTGCCTCTTCGTTATTCCCCAACACTTCCTACAATTATTTTCGCGTTAACGTGCAGGATATTTCCTTACGTCTTTTAATTGCTGAAACTTTCCCTACAAGTTTATTTCCGACTAAAGACTGCTCCGACAAAATTACTGGAAATTTCCTACCTAATATCCTCTTGCCAATAATCCATTACAAACTATTATGAAGTTGTCGCCACGAGGTGACTTCAACTATCAACGAACAAGGAGTTCACATCATGAAAAGTATTTCTCTGGAAAGTAAAAAAATCGCAAACCTGGCTTTTCTGGTTGCGTCCAAAGCCCGTTAAGTGAGTCAGGACGCCGGGGAGTGCCGGCAACCCGGCGTCCTTTTGACTTTATCCAGAGTGAATCGACCCACATGCACATCAATCCTTATCTATTTATATTGCCGCGTTCGCCCGGACAAATTGTGTGGAACTATAAAAACCATACTCAACACGAGCTCGACCTGAACTACGTCTCTCGCCTCGCCCAACTAATAAACAAGCCAGACCTCTTCGACACCGACAACATAATAGACATACAACTATTAAACGCGGACATACTAACCGTTTCAAAAATAGACACTCCAGAATGGGGCTGGGACGAACTGTCAAAGATTTATCATATCGGCACGCAAAATATTCCCTGTGAACATATTCCTCAGAACATCCATGAGTGGGCCAGACAATATCTGGCGCACTGCAACGAGGTATTGGCCACTCCACCTCCCGCAAACGACTGCCCGCAGCTTGAACCTGAGCAACGCATTGCCCTGCCTGCTCCGTGCGCGTTGGGTAATGACAGCCTGAAAAGTGCACTGCTAAAGCGAAAAACCTGTCGCAGCTACACCGGTGCAGCGATGACGCTCAATGACGTCGGCACTCTGCTCTATCTTTCTCTCGGCTATCTGCACGAACGCGAACAGGATTGCGACGACAGCATCGCCACAGGCCTTGGTGCTCGTCGAAGCAGCCCTTCCGGTGGAGGCCTGAACGCCTGCGAAGGCTTCTTGCTGGCCCGGAATGTTGTTGACCTGGAGCGCGGCATTTATGCCTACCATCCGGTCGATCATTCCCTGAGCCGGGTCAATTCGTTGCCTGAACCCGCCCTGGGCCAATTGCTCGGCGGTCAACACTTCATCAACAACCTGCCACTGGGGTTGTTCATCACCGCCCGTTTTGACCGGCTCTGGTGGAAGTATGAACACTCGCGGGCCTACCGCATGGCCTTCGTTGAAGCCGGCCACCTGTCGCAAACCTTTCAACTGGTCGCCACGGCACTGGGCCTCAACACCTGGCTGACCGGGGCATTTGCCGACCGTCAGGTCGAAGCACTCCTCAATCTCGAGGGTAGCGCTGAACAACCACTGTTTTTTGTTGGCTGCGGAGAAAGCGATGGACAGGTGATGTGCAGTGAGATGCGCGAACTGTTGCGCGAGGGGCAGGCATGAGCCAGTCAATTGCGGACCCGGATGAAGCGCCAGTGTCATGGGCACTCAAATTCACCTTGGGCGATTGGGCGAGCCGTGCTTCCGTGCGCAGCAGTACCCATGATTATCAATTGCCCGACGATGTGCCGCAGCAGCTGCAAACCCGCCACTGGTTTCCACCTGCGTTTCTGCCCTACTTGGCACATCCGGTCATTCAAGCCGCCGGGCGTGATGTGCTGCACCGGCTATCAGCCAACCATCTGGTGCACTTTCTCGATTACACCACGCTGCTCGAACACCGCATCGTCAATCGTGCCGTGGAAGTCATCGTGCACCGTGAGCTGCCCATCTACGTGCCTCTGGCAATGAAACACGCGGCGCTGCAGCTCTACACCGACGAGGGTTACCACGCACTGTTCTCCAATCGACTCGCTGAGCAGATCGCCAGCTTTTACGGGATCACCGGACGTCCGGCGATTCCAAAGCGCATCACCCGCCTTAACGCATTGATCGCTCGCACACCGGAGAAGAATCGACCACTGGCATGGTTTCTGCTCGGTTTCGTCTCGGAGACCATCATCGCCCGGGAGCTGCTGGACGTCTGTCGCGACAGCCTGGTGTCCAGCGTAAGCGACATGCTGCGCGACCACCTGACTGATGAAGCCCGCCACAGTCGTTACTTCGCCGAGGTGTTCCATTACTTCTGGCTGTCCATGAACAGCCGCCAGCGCCTGTTTGTCAGCAAAACACTGCTGGAGATCATCGGGATTTTTTTCGAGGTCGACGAACACTGGCTGCAACAGAGTTTGCGAGGAGCAGGCATTGCCGACAGCGATGTGAGGGACATCATCGGCGGCATGGCAACGGCGCACGCCAATCGTGCACGCGCACGATCAGGCTCCATTGCAACGCTGGACGCACTGCGCAAGGCCGGTTTTTTCGCACTTCCTCATAACCAGAAACTTTTTGCCAAGGCAGGACTGATCGATGGATAAAGGAAAATCCGTGGTAACCACAACGCAGCGCCGCGCTGCTGTCAGCCTGTTGCTGGCCATGGTGCTGCTAGGCGTGTTTCCACTGGATGTCCTGCTGCCTTCATTTCCAGCATTGGCGGCACACTTTCGCAGCTCACCGGCAGATATCGCACTGTCCATCAGCCTGTTCGCCGTGGGGATCGCATTTGCCCAGCTCCTGATCGGCCCGCTCTCGGACGTGATCGGGCGCAAAGGCTTGTTACTCGCCGGCATGAGCGTGTCGATGCTGGGAGCGCTCGGTTGCGTCATGACCTCCGATTACACGCTATTCCTTGTATTCCGGGTGATGCAGGCCTTGGGCTGTGGCTGCTTCGTGCTGTCCCAGGCGCTGGTACAGGATCTGTTCGAAGGCGAGGAGCGCGACCGTTTGCGTATCCTGATGGTCACGGCTACCGGGATTTTCATCTCGGTGTCGCCGCTGGCCGGGACCTTTCTGCAAGCCACACTCGGCTGGCGCGGCAGCTTCTGGGTGTTTACCGCGTTGTCCGCCATGGTGCTGATCAAGGCCTGGCTGTTTTTGCACAACAGCCGTCCGACCTACAGTGCTGCGCGACTCGGTTTCATCCAGTCGTACCGACGGGTACTGGGGGATTTCGAATTTGTCGGCTACTGGCTGATTTCGGCGTTTGCATTTGCCTGCCACTTCTCGTTCATCGTTATTTCGCCGCTGATCTTCATGGATCAACTGCAACTCGCGCCTTATGACTTTTCATTGATTCTGCTGGTTTACGGTGCTGCCTATGTTGTCGGCGGCATCCTCGCGGCCGTATTGAATCGACGCATTACACCGGTTCAGCAAATCTTCGCCGGACTGAGCCTGATACTGCTGTCGGGAATGGCGATGCTATACCTGTCGGCCAACCATGCATTGGCCCCGGCCACCGTGCTGATCCCGATGCTGATCTGCACCGCGGGCACCACCATTGCTCGACCTGCCGCCACCTCGCGGGCCATGGGCCTGTTTCCTGAAAACGCCGGGACTTCGGCCTCGGCGGGCAGCACGATCATCTTTATTTGTGGCGGACTTATCAGCGCGTTGATCAGCCTCAGCCCGGTCAATCTGCAATCAACGCTGGGCTACAGTTTTGTGCTGCTGAGCACGATAGCGCTGGTACTCAACAACAAGCTCAGCCGTCGCGCCAGAGAGCATGAAGCCAATGCCGCAGTGCAGTCCGGTGGTGATTAAACCTGCCGGCCGTCATTCCATATACACCGTCTGCGCTGGAACAACGCTTTGCGCCATTCCCTCCAGACGCCAGCGGTGTAGAATCGGCTGATTCATCGCCATTCATCCCCCGGCGGGTTTATGAGCTCAGGCTGAGACCAGCGGCGATCCCGCAACGTCATCGGCAACATCACGGACACACGGCCATTTCTGAGTGTTCCAGACGTCAATAGAAGCTCACTCCCCTTTTGCACCTGATTAGTAAGTGATTAGCCGCCCGGAGTGCTCCATGCCAGATTACCGCTCGAAAACATCCACCCACGGCCGCAACATGGCCGGTGCCCGCGCACTGTGGCGCGCCACGGGGATGAAAGATGACGACTTCAAAAAGCCGATCATCGCCATTGCCAACTCCTTCACCCAGTTCGTACCGGGCCACGTGCACCTGAAGGATCTGGGCCAACTGGTCGCCCGCGAAATCGAACGCGCCGGCGGTGTAGCGAAAGAATTCAACACCATCGCCGTGGATGACGGCATCGCCATGGGCCACGACGGCATGCTCTATTCGCTGCCGAGCCGCGAAATCATCGCCGACTCCGTCGAGTACATGGTCAACGCCCACTGTGCTGACGCCATTGTCTGCATCTCCAACTGCGACAAGATCACCCCGGGCATGTTGATGGCAGCCTTGCGCCTGAACATTCCGGTGATCTTCGTTTCCGGCGGCCCGATGGAAGCCGGCAAGACCAAACTCGCTTCCCACGGCCTCGACCTCGTCGACGCCATGGTGATCGCCGCCGACGAAAGCGCGTCTGACGAGAAAGTCGCTGAGTACGAGCGCAGCGCCTGCCCGACCTGCGGTTCGTGCTCCGGCATGTTTACCGCCAACTCGATGAACTGCCTGACCGAAGCACTGGGTCTGGCACTGCCGGGCAACGGTTCGACCCTCGCCACCCACAGCGATCGCGAACAACTGTTCCTGCAGGCCGGCCGTACCATCGTCGAACTGTGCAAACGCTACTACGGCGAGAACGACGAATCGGTGCTGCCGCGCAACATCGCCAACTTCAAGGCGTTCGAGAACGCGATGATGCTCGACATCGCCATGGGCGGTTCGACCAACACCATCCTGCACTTGCTCGCTGCTGCCCAAGAGGCGGAAATCGATTTCGACCTGCGCGACATCGATCGTCTTTCGCGCACTGTTCCGCAACTGTGCAAAGTTGCGCCGAACATCCAGAAGTACCACATGGAAGACGTACACCGCGCCGGCGGCATCTTCAGCATCCTCGGTTCGCTGGCCCGTGGCGGCTTGCTGCACACCGACCTGCCGACCGTGCACAGCCGCAGCATGGAAGAAGCCATCGCCAAGTGGGACATCACCCAGACCACCGATGAAGCGGTGCATCACTTCTTCAAGGCCGGCCCTGCCGGTATCCCGACGCAGACGGCGTTCAGCCAGTCGACCCGTTGGGAAACCCTCGATGACGACCGTGAAAACGGCTGTATCCGCAGTTTCGAACACGCCTATTCGCAAGAAGGTGGCCTGGCCGTGCTGTACGGCAACATCGCGCTCGATGGCTGCGTGGTGAAAACCGCCGGTGTCGACGAATCGATCCACGTCTTCGAAGGCAACGCGAAGATCTTTGAAAGCCAGGACAGCGCCGTACGCGGCATCCTCGCTGACGAAGTGAAGGCTGGCGACATCGTCATCATTCGCTACGAAGGCCCGAAAGGCGGCCCGGGCATGCAGGAAATGCTCTACCCGACTTCGTACCTGAAATCCAAAGGCCTGGGCAAAGCCTGTGCGCTGCTCACCGACGGTCGTTTCTCCGGCGGTACTTCGGGTCTGTCCATCGGCCACGCTTCGCCAGAAGCCGCCGCCGGGGGCGCGATCGGTCTGGTGCAGGACGGCGACAAAGTGCTGATCGACATTCCGAACCGCTCGATCAACCTGTTGGTCAGCGACGAAGAACTGGCTGCACGCCGCGCCGAGCAGGACAAGAAAGGCTGGAAACCTGTGGAAGTGCGTCCGCGTAAAGTGACCACCGCCCTCAAGGCCTACGCCCTGCTGGCGACCAGTGCCGACAAGGGTGCGGTGCGTAACAAAGCGATGCTTGACGGGCTGTAAGCCTTAAGCGTCGAATAAAAGAATGCCCCGCCTGAGTGCGGGGCATTTTTGTGTCTGAGCGAAATCCCAAAGTCACAGCAGATCAAACTGTGGGAGCGAGCCTGCTCGCGAATACGGTATGTCAGAAACAGAGATGGTGACTGACACTACGCTTTCGCGAGCAGGCTCGCTCCCACATTGGATCGGTGTGGCTTACTGAATCTCTTCAGGTTTGACGATCACCCAGTTCTTGTCCGCCGTCACCGGCAACCCTTCTTTCGCCTGCGCCGCCGCGTGCTTGGCCATCATGCCGTTGATCTGCGCCATGTACTTGTCCTTGCGGTTGATCCACAAGTGAATGCCGCCCTTGGCCACGTCGACATCGTGGAACAGCATGTAACCATCGCTGGTCGGGGTATCGCCGCCAACCAGTACCGGTTTTTTCCATTCGTCGATGTAGGTGAGAATCGCCGCGTGCTTGCCGGCCATCCACGTCGCCGGCGTCCACAGGTACGGCGTCAGCTCAAGGCCGAGGTTGGCCTTCTCGTCATATTTGCCGGCGGTAATCTGCTTGCGTGCGGTGGTCAGTTCGTTGGTTTCGCGGTTCTTCAGCAGCGTGGTTACGCCAATGACGTTCTGCGGTTTGACGTTGTAGCCGTACTTCGGATCCGCCGCGACCATGCGCACCAGCTCTTCAGAGGCGGCGGTCATCACGTAGACCTCGATGCCGTTCTCCATCAGCTTGTTGTACAGCTCCTGCTGGCCGGTGAAGATCTTCGGCGGATTGACGTCGAGTTTCTTCACCACATCGCCTTCGTAATAAGTCGCCGGCACCGGCTTGCCTGAAGCCATCAGCTCATCGACGTAGCCTTTGAGTTCCTTGAGGGTGAAACCGGAGAACACCTGCGCCACCCACGGGTAGCAGACCATGTCGTCGACTTCGCAGAGGCGGTAGTAATAACTGAACAGGCTTTCCTTGTGGTCGGCGGTGTCCTTGAACGGCATCAGTTTCAGGGAAGGATCGAGTTTGTCGCGGGTGATCAGGCCCTTGTTTTCCATGAACGGCAACAACGACTCTTCGAGGTCGTAGCGGTAACTGGTGTTATCCATGTCGAACACCGCGTAGTTACCCTTGTTGGCATTGGCGGCGATCATCGCATCCAGCGCCTTGGCCTGATCGACCGGCCAGTGTTTCAGGTCAGTAGCGAACGCCTGAGTAGCCAGGCCCATGCCCACCGTCAGTGCGACAGCCAGAAATTTCGGTGCGAACTTCATAAGCCTCTTCTCCCTGATTCAAAGAGATCGACGCTAACAAATATGTGTGACAGTCCTCGTCTGTCAGCGACCGCCCGCGTCCCTATTGCGCCAGATGCATTGCCGAGAGCGACACGGGCTTATTCCAAAAACGACGGACGCCCTAAGATTTCGGTATTAAATCATTGCAAATCAAGCTGTTAGGCTTGCCGGTTCGCAGCAGCCCCGGAAGGCTGTTGGCAAAGTCTTTCTGGAGTTCTCATGAATCTACCGTTGATTCTCAACCTGCTGGTGTTCCTCGCCCTGCTCTTCGGTCTGGCGCAAACCCGCCACACCACGTGGAGTCTGGCGAAAAAAGTCCTGCTCGCACTGGCGATGGGCGTCGCGTTCGGCGTGGCCCTGCACACCCTTTACGGTGCCGGCAACCCGGTGCTGAAAGCCTCGATCGGCTGGTTCGATCTGGTCGGCAACGGCTACGTACAGTTGCTGCAAATGATCGTTATCCCGCTGGTGTTCGCCTCGATCCTCAGCGCCGTAGCACGCCTGCACAACGCCTCGTCGCTGGGCAAGATCAGCTTCCTGACCATCGGCACCCTGCTGTTCACCACCGCGATTGCGGCGCTGATCGGCATCGGCCTGACCAACCTGTTCGGCCTCACTGCCGAAGGTCTGGTCGCTGGCACTCAGGAAATGGCTCGTCTGCAAACCATTCAGACTGACTACGCCGGCAAAGTTGCCGACCTGAATGTGCCGCAACTGCTGCTGTCGTTCATCCCGCAAAACCCGTTTGCCGATCTGGCGCGGGCCAAGCCGACCTCGATCATCAGCGTGGTGATTTTCGCTGCGTTCCTGGGAGTCGCCGCACTGCAACTGCTCAAGGATGACGTCGAGAAAGGTCAGAAAGTGATCAACGCCATCGACACCCTGCAAGCCTGGGTGATGCGTCTGGTGCGGCTGGTGATGAAGCTGACCCCGTACGGCGTGCTGGCGCTGATGACCAAAGTGGTCGCCGGCTCCAACCTGCAAGACATCATCAAGCTCGGCAGTTTTGTCGTGGTGTCGTACCTCGGTCTGGGCCTGATGTTCGTCGTGCACGGCGTACTGGTGTCGGCCGCCGGGATCAACCCGCTGCGTTTCTTCCGCAAGATCTGGCCGGTGCTGACGTTCGCGTTCACCAGCCGCTCCAGCGCCGCGAGCATTCCGCTGAGCATTGAAGCGCAGACGCGTCGTCTGGGCATTCCGCAATCGGTGGCAAGTTTTGCCGCGTCGTTCGGTGCGACCATCGGCCAGAACGGCTGCGCGGGTCTGTATCCGGCGATGTTGGCGGTGATGGTTGCGCCAACCGTGGGCATCAACCCGCTGGATCCGCTGTGGATCGCGACGCTGGTGGCGATTGTGACCTTGAGTTCGGCGGGTGTGGCCGGTGTGGGTGGCGGCGCGACGTTCGCGGCGCTGATCGTGCTGCCGGCGATGGGTTTGCCGGTGTCACTGGTGGCGTTGCTGATTTCGGTTGAGCCGCTGATTGATATGGGCCGCACGGCGTTGAACGTGAGTGGTTCGATCACGGCTGGCGCGATTACCAGTCAGGTAATGCAGCAGACGGATAAAGCGTTGCTGGATGCCGATGAGCATGCGGAGTTGGCTCAGGCTTAAGTAGCGCCTGACAGACCGCTATCGCGAGCAGGCTCACTCCCACAATTGGAATGCGTTCCCCTGTAGGAGTGAGCCTGCTCGCGATGCTTTTTAAGCCTTCTCCCAAACCTCGAAGTTGTACGCAGGTTTGTCGCC comes from Pseudomonas sp. RU47 and encodes:
- a CDS encoding class I SAM-dependent rRNA methyltransferase, with product MSLPSLRLKANADRRLRAGHLWVYSNEIDVAATPLHGFQAGDQAILEATGGKPLGIVAMSPNNLICARLLSRDIKVQLDKSLLVHRLNVALSLRERLFDKPFYRLVYGDSDLLPGLVVDRFGDILVVQIASATMEAHKDDVIAALTQVLKPSGILFKNDSAARDAEGLNRYVETVFGLVPEWVALEENGVKFEAPVIQGQKTGWFYDHRMNRARLAPYAKGKRVLDLYSYIGGWGVQAAAFGASEVFCVDASAFALDGVERNAALNGFADKMTCIEGDVFEALKELKASEERFDVIVADPPAFIKRKKDMKNGEGAYRRLNEQAMRLLNKDGILVSASCSMHLPEDDLQNILLTSARHLDRNIQLLERGGQGPDHPVHPAIAETRYIKSITCRLLPNS
- a CDS encoding SagB family peptide dehydrogenase, translated to MHINPYLFILPRSPGQIVWNYKNHTQHELDLNYVSRLAQLINKPDLFDTDNIIDIQLLNADILTVSKIDTPEWGWDELSKIYHIGTQNIPCEHIPQNIHEWARQYLAHCNEVLATPPPANDCPQLEPEQRIALPAPCALGNDSLKSALLKRKTCRSYTGAAMTLNDVGTLLYLSLGYLHEREQDCDDSIATGLGARRSSPSGGGLNACEGFLLARNVVDLERGIYAYHPVDHSLSRVNSLPEPALGQLLGGQHFINNLPLGLFITARFDRLWWKYEHSRAYRMAFVEAGHLSQTFQLVATALGLNTWLTGAFADRQVEALLNLEGSAEQPLFFVGCGESDGQVMCSEMRELLREGQA
- a CDS encoding diiron oxygenase codes for the protein MSQSIADPDEAPVSWALKFTLGDWASRASVRSSTHDYQLPDDVPQQLQTRHWFPPAFLPYLAHPVIQAAGRDVLHRLSANHLVHFLDYTTLLEHRIVNRAVEVIVHRELPIYVPLAMKHAALQLYTDEGYHALFSNRLAEQIASFYGITGRPAIPKRITRLNALIARTPEKNRPLAWFLLGFVSETIIARELLDVCRDSLVSSVSDMLRDHLTDEARHSRYFAEVFHYFWLSMNSRQRLFVSKTLLEIIGIFFEVDEHWLQQSLRGAGIADSDVRDIIGGMATAHANRARARSGSIATLDALRKAGFFALPHNQKLFAKAGLIDG
- a CDS encoding multidrug effflux MFS transporter, producing the protein MDKGKSVVTTTQRRAAVSLLLAMVLLGVFPLDVLLPSFPALAAHFRSSPADIALSISLFAVGIAFAQLLIGPLSDVIGRKGLLLAGMSVSMLGALGCVMTSDYTLFLVFRVMQALGCGCFVLSQALVQDLFEGEERDRLRILMVTATGIFISVSPLAGTFLQATLGWRGSFWVFTALSAMVLIKAWLFLHNSRPTYSAARLGFIQSYRRVLGDFEFVGYWLISAFAFACHFSFIVISPLIFMDQLQLAPYDFSLILLVYGAAYVVGGILAAVLNRRITPVQQIFAGLSLILLSGMAMLYLSANHALAPATVLIPMLICTAGTTIARPAATSRAMGLFPENAGTSASAGSTIIFICGGLISALISLSPVNLQSTLGYSFVLLSTIALVLNNKLSRRAREHEANAAVQSGGD
- the ilvD gene encoding dihydroxy-acid dehydratase, which produces MPDYRSKTSTHGRNMAGARALWRATGMKDDDFKKPIIAIANSFTQFVPGHVHLKDLGQLVAREIERAGGVAKEFNTIAVDDGIAMGHDGMLYSLPSREIIADSVEYMVNAHCADAIVCISNCDKITPGMLMAALRLNIPVIFVSGGPMEAGKTKLASHGLDLVDAMVIAADESASDEKVAEYERSACPTCGSCSGMFTANSMNCLTEALGLALPGNGSTLATHSDREQLFLQAGRTIVELCKRYYGENDESVLPRNIANFKAFENAMMLDIAMGGSTNTILHLLAAAQEAEIDFDLRDIDRLSRTVPQLCKVAPNIQKYHMEDVHRAGGIFSILGSLARGGLLHTDLPTVHSRSMEEAIAKWDITQTTDEAVHHFFKAGPAGIPTQTAFSQSTRWETLDDDRENGCIRSFEHAYSQEGGLAVLYGNIALDGCVVKTAGVDESIHVFEGNAKIFESQDSAVRGILADEVKAGDIVIIRYEGPKGGPGMQEMLYPTSYLKSKGLGKACALLTDGRFSGGTSGLSIGHASPEAAAGGAIGLVQDGDKVLIDIPNRSINLLVSDEELAARRAEQDKKGWKPVEVRPRKVTTALKAYALLATSADKGAVRNKAMLDGL
- a CDS encoding haloacid dehalogenase-like hydrolase codes for the protein MKFAPKFLAVALTVGMGLATQAFATDLKHWPVDQAKALDAMIAANANKGNYAVFDMDNTSYRYDLEESLLPFMENKGLITRDKLDPSLKLMPFKDTADHKESLFSYYYRLCEVDDMVCYPWVAQVFSGFTLKELKGYVDELMASGKPVPATYYEGDVVKKLDVNPPKIFTGQQELYNKLMENGIEVYVMTAASEELVRMVAADPKYGYNVKPQNVIGVTTLLKNRETNELTTARKQITAGKYDEKANLGLELTPYLWTPATWMAGKHAAILTYIDEWKKPVLVGGDTPTSDGYMLFHDVDVAKGGIHLWINRKDKYMAQINGMMAKHAAAQAKEGLPVTADKNWVIVKPEEIQ
- a CDS encoding L-cystine transporter, translating into MNLPLILNLLVFLALLFGLAQTRHTTWSLAKKVLLALAMGVAFGVALHTLYGAGNPVLKASIGWFDLVGNGYVQLLQMIVIPLVFASILSAVARLHNASSLGKISFLTIGTLLFTTAIAALIGIGLTNLFGLTAEGLVAGTQEMARLQTIQTDYAGKVADLNVPQLLLSFIPQNPFADLARAKPTSIISVVIFAAFLGVAALQLLKDDVEKGQKVINAIDTLQAWVMRLVRLVMKLTPYGVLALMTKVVAGSNLQDIIKLGSFVVVSYLGLGLMFVVHGVLVSAAGINPLRFFRKIWPVLTFAFTSRSSAASIPLSIEAQTRRLGIPQSVASFAASFGATIGQNGCAGLYPAMLAVMVAPTVGINPLDPLWIATLVAIVTLSSAGVAGVGGGATFAALIVLPAMGLPVSLVALLISVEPLIDMGRTALNVSGSITAGAITSQVMQQTDKALLDADEHAELAQA